ACCGACCCATCTGGCTGGTCCGTGCGCAACACGGTCGGTTGAGCAGGGCTGCAACATAAGGACCGCACTGCCGCCGGATTGGCGGGTGAGGCAGGTGAATTCTCCGAGCAGGCAGCCGGTGGTGACCAGTATCCCGTGACGGGTGCGGCGCACAGTGGCCCGCAGCTGTTCGAGCACCGTCGGACCGACGGGCGAGGAACACGTGGTGCACAGCACAATGGTGAACGGGCGGGCAGTGGCGCGGTGTGAGCTGGTCATGGATTCTTCTGCGTGACTCGTCGCTGCTGTCCGCACCTGGCCTGACCGGGGTAGGGCAGCAGTGCCATTTCGCGGGAGTTCTTGATCGCTCGGGTGATGCGTCGCTGCTGCTGGACGGTCAGGCCGGTGACGTGCCGGGACCGGATCTTGCCTCGTTCGGAGATGAACAGCCGCAGGGTCTGGGTGTCTTTGTAGTCGACCGCCGCCAAACCAAGGCTTTCTAAGAGGCTCTTCTTAGCCGATGCGGGATCTTCTGGCGGATGCTTACGGCGGGGCCGGTTGGATTTGGCGGCCATGGTTACCAGCTGGCTTTCCGGACACCGGGCAGGTGCCCGTCGTGAGCCAGTTGGCGCACCCGCACACGGGAGAGCCCGAACTTGCGCAGGTGCCCCCGCGGACGCCCGTCAACGGCGTCGCGGTTGCGCAACCGCACCCCACTGGCGTCCCGCGGCTGGCTCGCAAGAGCCCGCTGGGCAGCGCTGCGCTGTTCGGGGGTGCTCAAGGGGGAGCGGATGATCTCTTTGAGTTCGGCGCGCCGCTGGGCGAAGCGGGCGACGACAGCCGCGCGCTGCTGATTCTTCACGATCTTGGATTTCTTGGCCACGGTCAACGTTCCTCACGGAAGTCGACGTGACGCCGCACGCTCGGGTCGTACTTGCGCAGGACCAGACGATCGGGGTCGTTGCGGCGGTTCTTGCGGGTGGTGTACGTGTAGCCGGTGCCCGCCGTGGAGCGCAGCTTCACGATCGGACGAATATCAGTGCTAGCCATCAGATCCGCTGTCCCTGTCGGCGCAGCCGGGCCACGACCGCGTCGATGCCGTCACGGTCGATGACCTTTATGCCCTTGGCCGACACCCGCAGTCGGATGCGGCGGCCCTCCGAGGGCACGTAATACGTCCGTTGTTGGATGTTGGGTGACCATCGGCGGCGGCTTCGGCGCTGGGAGTGCGACACGGTGTTTCCGAATCCCGGTGCGCGGCCAGTGACTTGACAGCGGGCAGACACGAGGCAACCTTCCTGCGTCGATACGGCTTATTGAGAATCATTTTCGACAACTGTTGTGCGGCACTGTACCGTCGGAAGCGCCTTAATGAAAATCGTTGTCGATAAGGGTGGGCGATGAGGAGGATGATGCGTACCCCGGTGATCCTGGTGACCGGCCAGGAGCACACTTCCGCCGTGACCGCTGAGCTGCTGCGCCACCCTAAGACGGTGGTGATCGAGCACCGCTTCGACGGACAGGTGGTGTGTCGGCGCATGGTGATGCTGCGGCACGGCATGGTGACGAGCGCCGAGGCGGCGTTGGAGCTGGCGCACGGATGTGTCTCGTGCACCATCCGCAACGACCTTCTGGTTCTATTGCGGAAGGTGGCTCGCCGGTCGGATGTCGATCGTGTCGTCGTGCACCTGGCGCCGTGGCTGGAGCCTGAACCGATCTGCTGGGCGATCCGCCACGTGCGCGTCGCGCCCGGCCCAGGCTTCGAGCCGGGGCCCCCCGCACGCGATGTCGAGATTGCGGCGGTCATCGCCGGTGTCGATGCCCTGGCGTGGCTGGCCCAGGCGTTGGGTGATGAAGCGCTGGCCGATGGGCGCACGGTGGCGCAAGTGGTGGTCGCCCAGGCCGAGTTCGCGGATGTCCTCGTCTGCAGCCAACCCCCGCCCGATCTGCTCGAGGTGTTGGCTCGGCTGAATCCGGCGGCGCGGGTGGCCGCCAACGCCGACGCTGTCCCCGACGCCCTCCAACGTCTCTGCGCTGTGAGTCGACGGGGCCGCAGCGACGACCCGCACGGTCCGCTACTGGCCGGACAGCCGCCGCTGGCGGCGGCCGGGGCGGTGCGGTTGATCGAATTTCACGCCCGGCGCCCGTTCCATCCCGAACGGCTCCACGATGCACTCGATGTGTTGTTGGAGGGTGTGATCCGCACCCGGGGCCGGCTGTGGCTGGCCAGCAACGACAAGCAGGTGATGTGGCTGGAATCCGCCGGCGGGGGTCTGCGGGTCAGCTCGGCCGGTCAGTGGTTGGCCGCGATGAGCGCCTCGCAGCTGGCCTATGCCGACGCCGAGCGCCGCGCGCTGGCCGACGCCTTCTGGGACGAGCGCCACGGTGATCGGCACAGCGACCTGGTGGTGTTGGTGTGCGGCGCCAACCCCGACACGCTTCGCAGGGCGCTGCGCGGGGCCCTGCTTACCGACGAGGAGATGCGAGACCCCGTCCAGTGGCGGGGCCTGCACGATCCGTTCGGCGACTGGCACCAGGACCCCTGCAGCGAGTCGATCCCCGTGTCGCGCGCCACCGGCGAGACGACCCACAACGACAGAGAGCAGCCATGAACCCGGCATCCATCCCGACTACCACCCGAAATGCGGCGGGTGAGAAGGCCGTTGCGACCTCGCCAATCCAGCTGGCCTGGAATCCGTCCACGTTCGGTGCGGCGAAGAGCGAGAGCCCTGTCGGATGAGCGCCAAAGCCGACACCAAACGACGGTTGGCGTGCAATCCTAAACAGTGCCAACCGGGGGCTGTTTGGGATGTAGCAAGGGGGGGCGATGACTGACCCGATCGCGCCGTTACCTCCGGATTGGCCGATGCCGGGCGATGTACGCAATGGACTGATGGCAAAGGTCGGGCTGGGTACTCGATGAGTTCTCAACATGCCGGTTCGGGTAGCGAACCGATTTTCAAGGCGGGGGCCTGGATCCTCGGCGGCTTCTCACTGCTGGCGGCAGGACTTGGTGCCCTCACCGTGATCCCGCGAATAGCCAACACGTATCTGCTATGGACGATTATTGCGGTCATCTTCATGGTGCTGGCATTTGTTGGCGCGCTCATGGCCGTTGGCCTGGTCTACCACCGCAAGCACGGTGACGCCGGAGAAGAGTGGTACCGCGATGCGGCCAAGGTTTTCATTGCGTTTGGGGGCGTATTCCTGCTTACCGGCATCTCCATTGTGCTGATCTCAGGAGTCCTTGTTCTGGCACGAACGGAGGTTCCGCGGCTGGCGCTCAGCATTGCTCCGAACCAGAGACAAGACGGAAACGCCGCAGAATCAGCCACCGTCAAGGTCAAAATCGAGGCGGACGCGATGGACCCCGGCGGATTCCTTGTGGTCGACCTCATGGCTATTCCCGTTGTCAAAAAGGGCCAAGAGTACCAGTTTGGCGATCGCGTGTACCTATCTGCCGTCGGGTCCGACTCAACTGGGCATGTGTCGTCCGAAATTCAAATCGAGATTCCGAGTTCCAAATACTCGATGATCGTCGCCGAGGTGTACCCAGGTCCTATGAAACGTGACGGTACGAATGTCAACTGGGCTGGCGAGATGTACGCCTCGACTCAAATGTGCGCAGACATCACCACACCGGTACCCCGAGCTTGCGCGTACGCACAAGTGCCAAGCTAGGCCACCTCGTAACCAGCCGGGTTGACGCAAAGCGGCGATTGCATCAACCAGTTCAAGCGCTGTTGGGAGGGCGTTGAATGATGGCTCCTTAGATCCGCCCACCGTCGATTTGCCGCGCGGGTCCGGATCCTCGTGGGCCGAGGGCGAATTCGCCTACCACCGGGTTGTCGAAGATCTGCTCGCCGCGCAGTTCGGCGAGGGCACCGTCGGGAGAGCCACCCCCCAGCGCGCACGCCGACAAGCCGAGGAATTCGCAGACCAAGTAGAGGGTTTGAAAGAGTGCGCCGACTTCTTTAAGGACCAGGCTGTAGGCGATTTGATGATAGGCCTGGCTCTGGCTGGCGATTCGGCTGCTGATCACGAGTACCACTGGCGGCCGGCCCGTTCCGACCGCCTCGGCGGCCGAGGTCAGGAAAGGCTTGGATGCGGCTGCGCCGGCGGCGAGCAGCTCGAGGGCGTGGTGGTCGGGCCGATACCGGTATACGCCTGCATCCACTGAATCGATCGCGTCCGTGTCGATCACCGGGTAGAGCTCCAGCGAATACACCGCGCCGCCGGACGGATATGGGCGACTCGTGGATCCGTCGTCGAGCAAGAAGGGGTCGGAACGGTTCGCGGCGCTCATCGACAACAGCGTTGAGAAAGTTGACCGCTCGATCGCGCACTTTGGCCACGCTCGGGTCGATCGGCGATGTATCAGCACGTCCGCGAAGTCTCGATTCCGCGGCGGTGCGGGTGGGCCGAGCGGAATCAGCGGCGGACCGGAACCCGGGACGTGTGTGCATGCCGATTCCTCGCCATCGGCAACCGGAGATCCGCTGCGTGAGAGTTGATGGTAGGCAAGCGCTGTCGGATCCCAGTGCGTAGGCTCGACAGAGGTCTCGGTTACCAGCACACGCGCGTCGATGAGTTCGTCTATGCAGGCGATTACCTCACTGCGGGGAAGGTGCGCCCACGCGTCGACGACTTCGACGATGTACTTAGGTCGAGCGAAGAAATGCACGAGGTCGAGGATGCGTGCGTCGCTGGCCAGCAGAGTGATGTTGGACGTTGACGAGGTGATCTCGATGGTCCCGTCCCGCCAGGACACTCTGGTGAACGCTGATACCCGCCAGCGTTGGTCATTGGGTGCGGGGACCATGAGGAAGTAGGTCGCGGATCAGGGTGGCTCGTGCACGGCGGCCGGTGAAGAGTGGGTTCGTCACTTCCAGGCCGGGAATTAGAACCCGCACGGCGTGTGCCGGCCGTATTTGGGGCGTGGTGTAGTCGGCGACGAGGAAGGCCGGGGAACCGGCCCGCACAACACGATCGACCATCCATTCCAGCTCGTCGAGGATATCGCGCGCATGTATCCCGGAGTTGGCATCGAACGGTTGAAGCGGACGATCATTGCTGAACCAGAACGCTTGTGATTGCGGAACCGCCGTGCGGGGACGCTCGTGTCGACCGAGGCTACGAGCGTGCAGGGAGTAGTCTTCGCGTCCCCCTGCAATGTAGCCACCTCGGGTCTGAGCCGCCTCCAGTAGTGCCATAGTCACGGCGACCCCTGGATCGGGGTGGCAGGCGAAGCCATCCGCGGACGCACTCTGGAATGAGTTGAACGGATCGTCGAATATGCGCGCCCAATACGTGGGCACGGCGACATCGGAGGTGATGTCGACGATTCGTACGAGCACGCCGGCATGGTGATATTTCCCGACGATCCGCGCAGGGGTCTCGGGAAGTGTGGTTTCGTCGACGAATCTGAACTGTCTGTCACCAACCGAACCCGGATTGTCGATCTGGATCTCCGCCAACCGATAGGCGTGTCTCTCGATGTACTCAGCTCCCGCGTGCACAATCGCCTCGGCCAGACTGAATCCCGATCCAAGTCCGCTGGACGAGAAGATCTTGCCGCCCAGCCTGGGCGAGTAGAAAATGTCGTTGAGCTGGCGCTGTCCAAGCAGGCTCGATGTCGGCACGTAGGTGCTTTGTGCGCTGACCAGGTCATAACAGGGAGCCCAGTCGAACTCAAGTGCATCCGTGTATCGGGAGTCGTAGGGCAGGCCGAGTTCCAGTGGATCCACCGCGGCATGCTCGGCTGACCAATTCCCAAACGAACGGTGGATTTGGGCGGCCGGACTGTATCGGTCTTGGGCGAAGATTTCGACTTCCTCCATGATGCTTCCGACGCGCGCGCCCTCACGCGATTCGGACTTGCCGCTACTGAAACTCGACGACCAGCCGCTGCGTTGCCCGTATGCCTGGGCTATGTGTATGCCGAGATTGTCAAGTTCACCGACCAGACCAATGCGCACGATTCCGATCTGTTTGGCCAAATCGGCGGCAACGGTCGACGTTTCAGCCTCCGACAGACTGAATCTCGGTGAGTCGGCCGCCTTGATGCTGCTGGTGAGCGCCAAGGGCAAATCGCTCCACGCAGCTTTCCGCTGCACGGGTGCAGCCGTCGGAGTGGGCCGATCCAGCGCGGAGGTGACGGGTGCGCCGGCTCGCCGGGCCAATGCGAGTTGCTCGATTGAGGCGTCGAGTTCGGGTGCGGACAGTCCGAGCGTGCGCAGCGAAGTAGCGACCGCTTCCCATCGGAACGCGTGACGGAGGCGTGCGATGCATCGGCGGGCATCAATCAACTCCTCGGCGGTGGGTGGCTCCTTCAGGCCACCCTCGGCCGCAAAGTACTGCAGGGCACCGAGTCGCAGCGTCTCGCGCTTGAGCGCCAAAGCGTCGCGCCACAGTTCGACTCGTAGTGCCGCGTTGAATGCCTCGGTTGGTGCCGTTGCGAAGGCGCGCACAAGGTGTTCTACCGTGGCCTCTGCCTCGAGCGTGTCGGCGACGTCCTCTAGCCCGAGTCCGAGATCACGCATGGTCACGTGCGCTTCCTCAGGCGAATCCCAACCCCATTGGAAGCGGGTGAGATCGAGCGTCTTCTGAGCGGCTTCGATCGACTGGGCTCGGGTGGGCAGCGGCGCCGGGATGCGCAATGGGCAGCCCGCCGCGGCACGGCTGCTGATTGCCCGTGCGGCATATCGCTCGAATGCGCCTGCCACTTTGAGAAAGCGAACGAGATCCTCGAACTGAATCCGGTCGCCGGACTCCCAAATCAGAATTGAGGCCGAGCTGCTTTCGTGGGCATTGACACGCGCGTAGGCAGGGGTGTTGGTTGGCCGGGCGTCGCCAGTTGTTGTTGGTCTCGGTTCGGTGTGGGCGATGGTTTCCAGGAGTAGCAGTGCGTCGTCTGCCTTGAGGTCGAACCGCTTAAGGAGGCAGATGATGTCGGCGACGTCCCTGTTGCGGGAAAGGCTGGAGGCGGCCAGAATTGCGGGATATGTGCGGTCGCTGAAATGCAGTTTTGCCGCCGCCTGAACGATCGCGTCGCCGTCTACTCGGCTGAGAGTTCCTGTGCGGACTAGTCTTTCGACCGCAAATCTCACGTTGACGAGGGGTTCGGTCAATGAAGCGAACGTATCAGGTCGCAACATCACGGCGACTTCGTCGTCACGCTCTATCACACCGGAGCAATACATCTCGTAGATGCGGCCCACGCCGATGACCGCCGGAATCTCCGCGGCTCGGAGGGCGCCCATGCTGGCCGCTCCGTAGACCTGGACACCGCGGTCGATCGAGTCGCGGATCTCACCCGGACTGATCGCCAGCGATTGAGCAAAGACGCCATCGATGATCGCGACGATCGAGCCAGGCGGGACGGCCGCCAGGTCATCGCGTTTGACGGGTGGGCGAAAGTCGGCATCCGGCAACACTTCCTTGGCCCGTTCAAGAAGCAGGGACGGGCCGAGGAAGACGATCTGGGCCGGGTTGTCCGCCACCACCGGTACCTCCATCGCGGTCACCCCGCCCGGTCGTCACGAACTCCGACGGGTATTCGGTGGACTAGCTAGGATTGCGGCTTGGTGACCGCGACGATCGGGCCCTCGATGTCCAAGTCGATCGGCGCAATGATCTTTTGGCAGTGCTGACCGTTCTTGCAGCCCTTCACCCCTCCGTCGGGCTGATCGAAAATCTCGGCTTGCCCAGTGAGCACCCGATCGAGCGTGAGGCGAGGCGCATTACCCAAGTTCGTGTCCTTGACGAGCGGAACGCCGAACGTCTCTTGCCAAATGCGTTGGGTGACTCCAAAAGCAGGGACATTCTGTCCCTCGTCCTCCTCGCCCGGCAGTCCGAAGTAGGGGTAATGGTGCAACAGCGAGCCGAAGACGCGTTCGCAGTCAGCCGCGTACTTCTGGGTGTCCAGGATGTGTGCGTGCCAGTAGTCATCGAGATCGCGGTTGACCGCTAACCGTTCTTGGGGATAGAGGAGATTCAACACAAGGAAGCGACGATAGGCCTCTTCGGCCTCTCTGATCCGTACGTCGCTCCAGCGTTCGGGCTCATCGTATTGGAGCTTGCGGTTGATCTTGGACAAGTCGATCTGCGCTACGCGTTCGACCGCGCTGCCAACTCGCTCGCTGCGGTCGGGATCTGAATCCGATGTATGCATGTCTTCCCCCGGTACGTCCACTGATTCAGTGGTTATCAACCGTACGCTCGGCCGAGCTCTGACACTATTGAAATGGAAAAGACCCAGTTCCGACCTGGCCAAGGAAGACGCCAATGGAGCCAGGGACGGGAAACGCGCACTGTCAGCGATGAGTTCGTGCAGCCAAACTGCAGGCCAACGGGCGGGATAACAGTGACCGAGTCAGCGACTCTCGCGACTTGCCCCGCCGTGGATGAACCGGTCCGTGAGACAACGGGATCTCACGTTTCGGCGTTGGCGGATGTCTTCATGATGTGAGCGTGCGTCCGTTCGAGGAAGTGGTGGCCGAGTACGGCCCAATGGTGCTGCGCGTGTGTCGTGCGGTGCTGGGGCCGATCGACGCCGACGACGCGTGGTCAGAAACCTTCCTGTCGGCGTTGCGTGCATATCCGGACCTAAGGCCCGACTCGAATCTTGAGGCGTGGCTCGTCACGATCGCCCACCGCCGCGCCATCGACGTGGGGCGGGCACGCACCCGCGCACCGACGCCCACCGAGCGCCTACCCGAATCTGCCGGCACGGCGGTGTCGCCCGATCCAGCGGGCAGGGACCTCGATCTTTGGTCGGCACTGGAAACGTTGCCCACCAAGCAACGGCAAGCGGTCGCATACCACCACCTCGCCGGTATGCCCCACGCCGAAGTGGCCAAATTGCTCGGCAATTCCGCCGACGCCGCCCGCCGCGCCACGGCAGACGGCATCAAAGCGTTGAGACGGCTGTACCTGGAGGAGGAAGCGAAATGATGAGCACTGATATCGCCGGCCGCGACCCCGAGCTGGGTGGACTGTTCCCCATCGCGAGCGTCGATCTGCAGCTCCTGCACCTGCGATTGGAGCGGGCGGCGCGGGACTCCGATCTCCTTGACATCGCCTATCGCACGATCGACACCCCGGTTGGCGAGCTACTGCTGGCGGCCACACCGGCGGGCTTGGTTCGAGTCGCCTACGCCAGCCAGGACTTCGACGCGGTGCTGGCCGATCTTGCGACCCGGATCAGTCCACGAGTCCTGCGGTCACACCCGCCCCTGGACGCCGCGGCCCGCGAGGTTGGTGAATATTTTGCCGGTACCCGCACCAGGTTCGATCTACCGCTGGACCTGTCGTTGACTGCCGGCTTCCGTCGCCAGGTGATCGAGCAGCTGCGCGAAATCGGGTATGGACATCGGCAAAGTTACGCCGCGATCGCGGCCGCCGTCGGCAGTCCCCGCGCCGTCCGCGCGGTCGGCAGCGCGTGCGGCCACAACCCGCTGCCGGTGGTGATTCCGTGCCACCGCGTCGTGCGCGCGGACGGCTCAATCGGCCAATACGTGGGCGGCGTCAACGCGAAGACCACCTTGTTGAGCCTGGAGGCCGCTTGATGTTCGTGGTCCACGGGGGGTCACGGCTGGTGTGCTCCGAGCTGCGCGGCCAATAAGGCTGCGTCGACGTACTCCCACTCCTCGATCAGCTGATCCGCGAGGGAGTGGGCAATGACCGCACCATCGAACTCGACATCTCTCCCGGTCGGTTCGAATCCGAGGAATGTGCCCGTGTGTCGACCCGAGACGCTGTAGCGGCAATACGCTTGATCCTGGCGCCCGCCGATGTCGTGGATCTGCGTGTGGAAGCCGTCGAAGGCGGCCCGGACCGCCCAGATGCGGTCCTTGAAGACCTGCGGACCCACGAGGTCGCCGCGCGAGGTGTGTCTGACAAACGACGTCGCAATGCGTCTGTCGATCACCTCCAGTTCACCCAGGTTCCAAGCGCACTCGATGATCTCCCGGACGATGTCGCCCGCTGAATCGTTGGTCACGGCCAGCTCCATTCCCCGTCGTGCGGACGTCCCCCTTGCCGCCCACACTGCAAACGGTGGACGGCTCGGCTTTGTGAGACGGGGTTGGGGATTTGTCGCCTGGGCCAGATCAGCGGAGATCAGCGAAAGCGGACGTGCGACGTCGCAAGGCCGAAGATCTTCCGGCCACCGGACCGCGCGGTGACAATGACGACACCGGTGCGGGTTACCGGGTCCAGCGATTTGATTCGGCCGCTGTACTCGATGTCTGCGCCCTCGGCGGCCGACACGATGGCGGGCTGGGACAGCCGCACCGCGTAGCGGGTAACCGCGCCGGGGTCGCCCGACCACCCGGAGACGACACCGGCACCCAAACCCATGGTGAGCATTCCGTGGGCGATCACATCGGGCAGCCCCGCCAGCTTGGCAATGTCCTCGTCCCAGTGAATCGGGTTGGCGTCGCCGGCGACTCCGGAATAGTTCACCAGGTCGCCGCGAGACAGTCGGGCGTGGTGCACCGGTAGCTGATCGCCGACCTTCACGTCATCGAAGGACGGCGTCCCCGGCGTGCGTGCCGTGCCTCCCTCGGCGATCCGAACCTCGCCCTCGGGACGCACCGTCTTTTGGTAGCCCGCATCGGATTCGCCGATTTCGATGATGTTCACGTCGTGCATCATCACGTTCCGCACGGCCGTCCTGATCGCCGGATCGACATCCTCGCCGGTGATACCGACGACGGTGGTGTGCAAAGTGTGCACCCGCTCGCCGGCGGTGTCGGTGAAGGTGTTGGTCACGGTGATCAGGTCTCTGCCGGCGATCCTGCGTACCGACGACAGCTCGACATCAATGCGCAGTTCGTCGCCGGCCACGATTGGGCGGTGCTGCTCAAAGACCTCTTCGGTCTGCATGTAGGTGTCATAACCGACAACCACCGATTCGAACAGGCGCCGATTGGCGGCCATGGCCGGGATCGATGTGAACGTCAGCGGCGCCACCAGGCCCGAGTATCCAAGCTCCGCGGCGACGGCGACATCCCAGTGCGCGGGGTGGTAGTCCTGCACTGCACGGGCGTACTCGCGCACCTTCTCCCGCCCGACCCGGTAGGTGTCGTCCACCAGGTAGTAGTGGCCGACCCGCGATTCGATCGTCGACGCTTCTGCTGCTGCGGTCATGAATCTGCTCAACTTTTCTATCGGCCTGTTCGCTGAAGCCGACCGAAGCACACTAACGCGCCGACGCCGCAGCTATTCACGCCGATACGCCTTGGCAGCGGTGCAGGCCACCATCTGTCGTCGGCGTTTGGCGTTTGTCGAATTGTGGCACTACTTTTCTGGGGTGATGTCCTCAGCTCTTGGTGCGGTCGCGCGGTGGATCACCGCCTTCGTGGCGGTTGCGGCGGTCGCTGGCATGGGGTTGTTGGCCGATCCGGTGCGGGTCGTTCCCGCCCCGAGGGTGACCCTGGTCGACGCGGCAAACCCGCTGGCCGGAATGCCCTTCTACGTCGATCCCGGTTCGGCGGCGATGGTCGCGGCGCGCAATGCCAACCCGCCGAGTGCCGAGCTGACTGCAGTCGCCAACACCCCGCAGTCCTACTGGCTTGACCAGGCGTTCCCAGCGTCTACGGTCGGCGGCACGATCGCCAGGTACACCGGCGCGGCGCAGGGTGCCGGTGCCATGCCGATTCTGACGCTTTACGGAATCCCGCATCGCGACTGCGGTAGCTACGCATCCGGTGGGTTCGCGACGGGCGCTGACTACCGCGGGTGGATCGACGCTGTCGCATCCGGTCTGGGCTCATCGCCGGCGGCGGTCATCGTCGAACCCGATGCGCTCGCCATGGCCGACTGCCTGTCGGCGGATCAGCGCCAGGAACGCTTTGACTTGGTGCGCTACGCCGTCGATACGCTGACCCGCGATCCGGCCGCCGCCGTGTACGTCGATGCGGGGCATTCGCGCTGGGTGAGCGCCGAGGAGATGGCCGCCCGGCTCAACCAGGTCGGTGTGGGCCGCGCCCGCGGTTACAGCCTTAACATCTCGAACTTCTACACCACCGATGAGGAAATCGGTTACGGCGAGGCGATTGCCGGACGCACGAATGGCTCGCATTACGTGATCGACACGTCGCGCAACGGCGCCGGACCTGCGCCCGATTCCCCGCTCAACTGGTGTAACCCCAGCGGCCGCGCCCTGGGTGCACCGCCCACCACGGCTACCGGGGGCGCGCACGCCGACGCCTACCTGTGGATCAAGCGTCCCGGTGAATCCGACGGCTCATGCGGCCGCGGGGAGCCCCAGGCAGGTCGGTTCGTTAACCAATACGCCATCGATCTGGCCCACAACGCGGGCCAGTAGCGACCCCTTAGGCCTTCCTAGACCTAGCGACTCGCGACGTATCGTTTCCGGTCTGAAGTGGTTGCACGCCGTTCGCGCGGTGGGGGCTGCTGGGATTTAGGTGCGAGTTGCGGTGGCCGTAGAACGCGTAGATCGCTAGTCCGAGCAGCAGCCAGCCGGTGAAACGCAGCCAGGTGAGTTCGGTGAGGTAGATGGTAAGCCAGATCGAAGCTCCGACCCCGACCAGTGGGATGATCGGCATGCCCGGCATGCGGAATGAGCGCTCGATGTCGGGAGAGCGATAGCGCAGCACGATGACCGAGCTGCAGACGATCGCGAAGGCAAGCAGGATCCCGATGTTGGTCAGTTGTGCGGCTTCAACGATTGGGGTGAACCCGGCGATTAGCGCGGAGACGATGCCAACGATCCAGGTAACCCGCACCGGCACATGATGTTTGGTGTCGACCGCGGCAAACCACCGGGGTAACAGACCGTCGCGGGCCATGGAAAACCAGACCCGGGTCACAGCGAACATGAAGGTAAACATCACGGTGGCGATGCCTATGACCGCGCCGACTGAGATCAGGGTCGCGATCCCCGGAAGGCCAACGACATCGAAGGCGCGGGCGAACGCAGATGTTGGGTCGATTTCGGTGTATTTGATCATCCCGGTCAGTACCAGGCAGGCCAGAATGTAGAGCGTCATCGAAATCGTTAGCGAGATCAGGATGGCTTTGGGGAGCATCTTTCTGGCTTGGGCGGATTCTTCCGCGGCTGTGCTCATCGCGTCGTAGCCGAAGACGGCGAAAAACACGATGGAGGCGCCGAAGAGCACCCCGTTCCAGCCGAACGGCAGGAACGGGGTGTAGTTGTCGGTGTTCACATAAAACGCGCCCAGGCAAATGATGAGCACGACGAGGCCGACTTTGAGCCAGACCAGCACGCTTTCGGCGCGGGCGGCGTTGCGCACACCGCGGGTGAGGACGAACGCGATGAGCAGACACAGCAGCATTGCGAACAGGTCGACTACGTGGCCCTGCCCGGTTCCCGGCGCTCCGAGCGTCCACTGGGGCAGGCTGATGCCGACTTGTTGGACAAGGAACCCGAAATAGCCGGAGATGCCAATACCGACCACGGCGACGATGGCGGTGTACTCGAGCAGCAAGTCCCAGCCGACGAACCAGCCGACGGCCTCGCCGAGGACGGCGTAGCTGTAGGTGTAGGCCGACCCGCCCTTGGGGATCATTCCCGCAAATTCGGCGTATGACAAAGCCGCACAGGCGCTGGCAATGCCCGCTACCACAAATGACAACGGCACCCCTGGCCCAGCGGCTTCCTTGGCCACCGCCCCGGCCAAGGAAAAAACACCGGCACCGATGATGCCGCCGACGCCCAGCGCGACGAGTTGCCATAGGCCAAGCACCCGCAAAAGCCCCCCACCCTGCTGCGGGTCTTCGGGCTCGATCGCATCGATCGGCTTGCGGCGAAAGACACCGCTGGTGGAGAAGTCCAGGATGCTCATCAGGTGGCGACCTTTCTCAGCAAGCCGTGCAATCGCGATTCTGCATCGTCAACGTACGGGTAGCGATCGTTGCCG
The nucleotide sequence above comes from Mycobacterium decipiens. Encoded proteins:
- a CDS encoding fused (3R)-hydroxyacyl-ACP dehydratase subunits HadA/HadB codes for the protein MTAAAEASTIESRVGHYYLVDDTYRVGREKVREYARAVQDYHPAHWDVAVAAELGYSGLVAPLTFTSIPAMAANRRLFESVVVGYDTYMQTEEVFEQHRPIVAGDELRIDVELSSVRRIAGRDLITVTNTFTDTAGERVHTLHTTVVGITGEDVDPAIRTAVRNVMMHDVNIIEIGESDAGYQKTVRPEGEVRIAEGGTARTPGTPSFDDVKVGDQLPVHHARLSRGDLVNYSGVAGDANPIHWDEDIAKLAGLPDVIAHGMLTMGLGAGVVSGWSGDPGAVTRYAVRLSQPAIVSAAEGADIEYSGRIKSLDPVTRTGVVIVTARSGGRKIFGLATSHVRFR
- a CDS encoding amino acid permease, giving the protein MSILDFSTSGVFRRKPIDAIEPEDPQQGGGLLRVLGLWQLVALGVGGIIGAGVFSLAGAVAKEAAGPGVPLSFVVAGIASACAALSYAEFAGMIPKGGSAYTYSYAVLGEAVGWFVGWDLLLEYTAIVAVVGIGISGYFGFLVQQVGISLPQWTLGAPGTGQGHVVDLFAMLLCLLIAFVLTRGVRNAARAESVLVWLKVGLVVLIICLGAFYVNTDNYTPFLPFGWNGVLFGASIVFFAVFGYDAMSTAAEESAQARKMLPKAILISLTISMTLYILACLVLTGMIKYTEIDPTSAFARAFDVVGLPGIATLISVGAVIGIATVMFTFMFAVTRVWFSMARDGLLPRWFAAVDTKHHVPVRVTWIVGIVSALIAGFTPIVEAAQLTNIGILLAFAIVCSSVIVLRYRSPDIERSFRMPGMPIIPLVGVGASIWLTIYLTELTWLRFTGWLLLGLAIYAFYGHRNSHLNPSSPHRANGVQPLQTGNDTSRVARSRKA